The Lycium barbarum isolate Lr01 chromosome 12, ASM1917538v2, whole genome shotgun sequence genome includes a region encoding these proteins:
- the LOC132623213 gene encoding pentatricopeptide repeat-containing protein At2g35130 isoform X2 — MLVSKCPLNHILFEPRISKGGFRWKANASNDVPVEKWKQDSIFIDRRGRFQHFDHKKVSRKKCGSLRGRGWKYGSGFVDGIFPVLSPIAQQILTFVKKERDPERIWSSLDTLRPTNHTWDDLINVAVQLRINKQWDLIILSSLVKKAESTYLALLDARCVPTEDTYALLLKSYSKCGMLEKAEAVFSEMRKNGLPPSALVYNAYIDGLMKGRNSQKALVIFDRMKSESCEPSTDTYTMLINLYGKENKSYMALKMFNEMKTQKCKPNICTYTALVNAFARSGLCEKAEEVFEELQEAGFEPDVYTYNALMEAYSRAGYPQGAAEIFSLMQHMGCEPDRASYNIMVDAYGRAGLHEDAQTVFDEMKLLGIAPTMKSYMLLISAYSRNSNVTKCEEIVKQMQKSGMKLDTFLLNSMLNLYGRLGQFAKMEELLTVIEAAPYIADISTYNILINAYGRSGFIAKMEDVFKSLPSKNLKPDVVTWTSRLGAYSKKKQYQRCLEIFEEMIDEGCYPDGGTAKVLLSSCSSEDQIEQVTTVIRSMHKNVKAVELV, encoded by the exons AT GTTGGTCTCTAAATGTCCATTGAATCATATcctttttgaaccaagaatcagTAAAGGCGGATTTAGATGGAAAGCAAATGCCTCCAATGATGTTCCCGTTGAGAAGTGGAAGCAAGATAGCATTTTCATAGATAGACGCGGCAGATTTCAACACTTTGATCACAAAAAAGTTTCAAGGAAAAAAT GTGGTTCTTTAAGGGGCAGAGGATGGAAATATGGATCTGGATTTGTTGATGGTATATTCCCAGTGCTAAGCCCAATTGCTCAGCAAATTTTAACTTTCGTAAAGAAGGAAAGAGATCCAGAGAGGATTTGGTCTTCCCTGGACACTCTACGTCCCACCAATCACACTTGGGATGATTTAATTAATGTAGCAGTTCAACTTCGAATCAACAAACAATGGGATCTGATCATACTG AGTTCACTAGTTAAGAAGGCAGAATCTACTTATCTGGCACTTCTTGATGCTCGATGTGTCCCGACTGAAGATACTTATGCACTTCTTCTGAAATCTTATTCCAAATGTGGGATGCTAGAGAAGGCTGAAGCTGTCTTCTCTGAGATGCGGAAGAATGGCCTTCCTCCAA GTGCTCTTGTGTATAATGCTTATATTGATGGGTTAATGAAGGGAAGGAATTCACAAAAAGCATTGGTGATCTTCGATAGGATGAAGAGTGAAAGCTGTGAACCATCTACGGATACTTATACTATGCTGATCAACTTATATGGGAAG GAAAATAAGTCCTACATGGCGCTAAAGATGTTCAATGAGATGAAAACTCAGAAATGTAAACCTAATATTTGTACCTACACAGCTCTTGTGAATGCATTTGCGAGGAGTGGCCTATGTGAAAAGGCAGAAGAAGTCTTCGAAGAGCTACAAGAAGCTGGGTTTGAGCCTGACGTTTACACCTATAATGCCTTGATGGAAGCTTACAG TCGTGCAGGCTATCCTCAGGGTGCTGCTGAGATCTTTTCTCTCATGCAGCATATGGGCTGTGAACCAGACAGAGCTTCATATAATATCATGGTGGATGCCTATGGAAGAGCTGGTCTTCATGAAG ATGCACAAACTGTATTTGATGAGATGAAGCTGCTAGGAATAGCTCCTACGATGAAATCTTACATGTTACTCATATCAGCCTACTCAAGAAACAGTAACGTGACAAAATGTGAGGAAATAGTGAAGCAGATGCAGAAATCAGGGATGAAACTAGATACTTTTCTTCTTAACAGCATGCTCAACTTGTATGGTCGTCTTGGCCAGTTTGCAAAAATGGAAGAACTCTTGACTGTCATTGAAGCAGCACCTTACATAGCCGATATCAGCACCTACAACATCTTGATCAATGCATATGGACGTTCAGGATTTATCGCGAAAATGGAAGATGTTTTTAAATCGCTTCCTTCTAAGAACTTGAAGCCAGATGTAGTTACTTGGACTTCCCGACTTGGAGCATACTCCAAAAAGAAACAGTACCAAAGATGCTTAGAGATCTTCGAGGAAATGATCGATGAAGGTTGCTATCCAGATGGTGGAACAGCCAAAGTGCTCCTTTCGTCTTGTTCAAGTGAAGATCAGATTGAACAAGTTACAACTGTAATTAGATCAATGCACAAGAATGTGAAGGCAGTAGAGTTGGTTTGA
- the LOC132623213 gene encoding pentatricopeptide repeat-containing protein At2g35130 isoform X1, whose protein sequence is MLVSKCPLNHILFEPRISKGGFRWKANASNDVPVEKWKQDSIFIDRRGRFQHFDHKKVSRKKCGSLRGRGWKYGSGFVDGIFPVLSPIAQQILTFVKKERDPERIWSSLDTLRPTNHTWDDLINVAVQLRINKQWDLIILMCEWIVCRSSFQADVICYNLLIEAYGQSSLVKKAESTYLALLDARCVPTEDTYALLLKSYSKCGMLEKAEAVFSEMRKNGLPPSALVYNAYIDGLMKGRNSQKALVIFDRMKSESCEPSTDTYTMLINLYGKENKSYMALKMFNEMKTQKCKPNICTYTALVNAFARSGLCEKAEEVFEELQEAGFEPDVYTYNALMEAYSRAGYPQGAAEIFSLMQHMGCEPDRASYNIMVDAYGRAGLHEDAQTVFDEMKLLGIAPTMKSYMLLISAYSRNSNVTKCEEIVKQMQKSGMKLDTFLLNSMLNLYGRLGQFAKMEELLTVIEAAPYIADISTYNILINAYGRSGFIAKMEDVFKSLPSKNLKPDVVTWTSRLGAYSKKKQYQRCLEIFEEMIDEGCYPDGGTAKVLLSSCSSEDQIEQVTTVIRSMHKNVKAVELV, encoded by the exons AT GTTGGTCTCTAAATGTCCATTGAATCATATcctttttgaaccaagaatcagTAAAGGCGGATTTAGATGGAAAGCAAATGCCTCCAATGATGTTCCCGTTGAGAAGTGGAAGCAAGATAGCATTTTCATAGATAGACGCGGCAGATTTCAACACTTTGATCACAAAAAAGTTTCAAGGAAAAAAT GTGGTTCTTTAAGGGGCAGAGGATGGAAATATGGATCTGGATTTGTTGATGGTATATTCCCAGTGCTAAGCCCAATTGCTCAGCAAATTTTAACTTTCGTAAAGAAGGAAAGAGATCCAGAGAGGATTTGGTCTTCCCTGGACACTCTACGTCCCACCAATCACACTTGGGATGATTTAATTAATGTAGCAGTTCAACTTCGAATCAACAAACAATGGGATCTGATCATACTG ATGTGTGAATGGATAGTGTGTAGGAGTTCCTTTCAGGCAGATGTGATTTGCTACAATTTGCTTATAGAAGCTTATGGGCAGAGTTCACTAGTTAAGAAGGCAGAATCTACTTATCTGGCACTTCTTGATGCTCGATGTGTCCCGACTGAAGATACTTATGCACTTCTTCTGAAATCTTATTCCAAATGTGGGATGCTAGAGAAGGCTGAAGCTGTCTTCTCTGAGATGCGGAAGAATGGCCTTCCTCCAA GTGCTCTTGTGTATAATGCTTATATTGATGGGTTAATGAAGGGAAGGAATTCACAAAAAGCATTGGTGATCTTCGATAGGATGAAGAGTGAAAGCTGTGAACCATCTACGGATACTTATACTATGCTGATCAACTTATATGGGAAG GAAAATAAGTCCTACATGGCGCTAAAGATGTTCAATGAGATGAAAACTCAGAAATGTAAACCTAATATTTGTACCTACACAGCTCTTGTGAATGCATTTGCGAGGAGTGGCCTATGTGAAAAGGCAGAAGAAGTCTTCGAAGAGCTACAAGAAGCTGGGTTTGAGCCTGACGTTTACACCTATAATGCCTTGATGGAAGCTTACAG TCGTGCAGGCTATCCTCAGGGTGCTGCTGAGATCTTTTCTCTCATGCAGCATATGGGCTGTGAACCAGACAGAGCTTCATATAATATCATGGTGGATGCCTATGGAAGAGCTGGTCTTCATGAAG ATGCACAAACTGTATTTGATGAGATGAAGCTGCTAGGAATAGCTCCTACGATGAAATCTTACATGTTACTCATATCAGCCTACTCAAGAAACAGTAACGTGACAAAATGTGAGGAAATAGTGAAGCAGATGCAGAAATCAGGGATGAAACTAGATACTTTTCTTCTTAACAGCATGCTCAACTTGTATGGTCGTCTTGGCCAGTTTGCAAAAATGGAAGAACTCTTGACTGTCATTGAAGCAGCACCTTACATAGCCGATATCAGCACCTACAACATCTTGATCAATGCATATGGACGTTCAGGATTTATCGCGAAAATGGAAGATGTTTTTAAATCGCTTCCTTCTAAGAACTTGAAGCCAGATGTAGTTACTTGGACTTCCCGACTTGGAGCATACTCCAAAAAGAAACAGTACCAAAGATGCTTAGAGATCTTCGAGGAAATGATCGATGAAGGTTGCTATCCAGATGGTGGAACAGCCAAAGTGCTCCTTTCGTCTTGTTCAAGTGAAGATCAGATTGAACAAGTTACAACTGTAATTAGATCAATGCACAAGAATGTGAAGGCAGTAGAGTTGGTTTGA